Proteins co-encoded in one Desulfitobacterium hafniense DCB-2 genomic window:
- a CDS encoding MFS transporter, producing the protein MCSEQPARECRDFLILLISAFFIYTYNNIFMVVTPVLLVRMGGTDMIVGLQSTLFLAAAVILRFFFGPLADVRGRRFVMLLGSASFLLASVMLCYAGTVWQVVLLRLLQAVGLASYFPAASATAATCGGSGQKGQYIGILRMVASLSLMVGPVGALYIIQNYRYPLFFQGTAWLALLGMLPIFLISLKKAGPPQETNPREMNLRQRLNLWIFLQKCPLIISNTFAAALIYGILISFAVLFLKDETKISNPGYFFTLFSLGGILGNLGFGWLSDRWGRLPINSWSFLLLGGGIILFSIIPQVPLCFYPAGLFSGAGYFGSIAVLMAWMTEKAELNERTTALSLQQNALDMGIAAGSGMFGMLLAAVGNAAWLYGTLGMVWVGYAFIVSRYSGFRG; encoded by the coding sequence ATGTGTTCCGAACAACCGGCCAGGGAGTGCCGGGATTTCCTGATTCTCCTGATTTCCGCTTTTTTTATCTATACCTACAACAATATCTTTATGGTGGTAACACCGGTACTGCTGGTCAGGATGGGCGGTACGGATATGATCGTGGGCTTGCAGTCAACCCTCTTTCTGGCTGCGGCTGTAATCCTGCGTTTCTTTTTCGGACCCCTGGCCGATGTGCGGGGCAGGCGCTTTGTCATGCTCCTGGGCAGCGCCTCTTTTTTGCTTGCCTCGGTTATGCTCTGTTATGCCGGAACAGTTTGGCAGGTTGTCCTGCTGCGCCTGCTGCAGGCAGTAGGGTTGGCTTCATATTTTCCGGCCGCTTCGGCAACGGCCGCCACTTGCGGGGGCAGTGGCCAAAAAGGTCAATATATCGGCATCTTGCGGATGGTGGCGTCATTATCTTTGATGGTTGGCCCTGTTGGTGCTCTTTATATCATTCAAAATTACAGGTATCCTTTGTTTTTTCAGGGGACGGCTTGGTTGGCTTTGTTAGGGATGCTGCCCATCTTCTTGATTTCTTTAAAGAAAGCCGGGCCTCCTCAGGAAACAAACCCAAGGGAAATGAATTTGCGGCAAAGGCTCAATTTATGGATATTTCTACAAAAGTGTCCCTTGATTATAAGCAATACTTTTGCCGCCGCCTTGATTTACGGGATCCTGATCTCTTTTGCGGTTTTATTTCTTAAAGATGAAACCAAGATTAGCAATCCGGGTTATTTTTTTACCCTTTTCTCCCTGGGAGGAATCCTGGGCAATCTTGGTTTCGGCTGGCTTTCCGATCGTTGGGGCCGCTTGCCCATCAACAGCTGGTCCTTTTTATTATTGGGCGGCGGGATCATTCTTTTCTCAATCATCCCGCAAGTGCCTCTTTGTTTTTATCCCGCCGGATTATTTTCCGGGGCCGGTTATTTTGGCAGCATCGCCGTATTAATGGCCTGGATGACCGAAAAAGCTGAATTGAACGAACGCACGACCGCCCTTTCTTTGCAGCAGAACGCCTTGGACATGGGGATTGCGGCGGGCAGCGGCATGTTCGGGATGCTGCTGGCCGCAGTCGGCAACGCTGCTTGGCTCTATGGAACTTTAGGAATGGTGTGGGTTGGCTATGCTTTTATAGTTTCAAGATATAGCGGGTTTAGGGGCTAA
- a CDS encoding HD domain-containing phosphohydrolase encodes MQIYASLLLILKLERKLCIFSGKVMELYEMYYFAFNKSSEPMLFADPNTGRIFDVNQAFLALLGYAKDEVMVKTTFDLGLLPEEDSQPRQPLWVKTKNGSLKSGMVSATDLVHKEKMMRLMVFQEQSENGNFTLEEMLTQTISLISKISEFRDPYTSGHQKRTQKLACAIASEMKLSGEAIHHVSMAAAIHDVGKIYISSDILNKPGKLTQLEYQMLQTHVEVGYEIIKDFQLPWQIPEIISQHHERLDGSGYPKGLTASQIFLESKILAVADVVDAMNSHRPYRPALGIEAALEEICNYKGEKYDSEVVEHCVRLFKEKQAMPNRFKI; translated from the coding sequence ATGCAAATATATGCAAGTTTATTGTTGATTTTGAAACTTGAGCGAAAGCTGTGCATTTTTTCCGGAAAGGTGATGGAACTGTACGAAATGTATTACTTTGCTTTCAACAAATCATCGGAACCCATGTTATTTGCCGATCCCAATACAGGAAGGATCTTCGATGTCAATCAAGCCTTTCTGGCTCTGCTGGGTTATGCCAAGGATGAAGTCATGGTCAAAACAACCTTTGATCTGGGATTATTGCCAGAAGAAGACAGCCAGCCCCGCCAGCCCCTATGGGTTAAAACCAAAAATGGCTCTTTAAAATCCGGGATGGTTTCAGCCACTGATTTAGTGCATAAGGAAAAAATGATGCGCCTTATGGTTTTTCAGGAACAATCTGAGAACGGCAACTTTACCCTTGAAGAAATGCTGACCCAAACCATCAGCCTCATCTCCAAAATCAGCGAATTTCGGGACCCCTATACTTCAGGGCACCAAAAAAGGACGCAAAAACTGGCCTGTGCCATTGCCTCAGAGATGAAGCTTTCAGGGGAGGCGATCCATCATGTTTCTATGGCTGCTGCGATTCATGATGTGGGAAAAATATATATTAGCTCCGATATTTTGAACAAACCAGGAAAGCTGACCCAACTTGAGTATCAGATGCTCCAAACCCATGTGGAAGTTGGTTATGAAATTATTAAAGATTTCCAGCTTCCTTGGCAGATCCCGGAAATCATCAGCCAGCACCACGAGCGGTTGGATGGCTCAGGCTATCCCAAGGGCCTGACCGCCTCACAGATCTTCCTTGAAAGTAAAATCCTCGCCGTGGCAGATGTTGTCGACGCTATGAATTCACACCGCCCTTACAGGCCGGCCCTCGGGATAGAGGCTGCCCTTGAGGAAATCTGCAATTATAAGGGTGAAAAATATGATTCTGAAGTTGTTGAGCATTGCGTGAGACTTTTTAAAGAAAAGCAAGCAATGCCCAATCGCTTCAAAATATGA
- a CDS encoding uroporphyrinogen decarboxylase family protein, which yields MNKSPEQLYEERLKRVNDAIQLKVPDRVPLIPIFQAFPFYHYGVTLEEAMNDYAKAAEAHDKLYADFDPDLAWDNVLLYPAKVMELLDLKWFRWPGHGVRANSMYQFLEGEYMKANEYEELISDPTNFIMSKWIPRSFGALEAFSNLSSMRDSLWLGWFSSFYPFSLPEVQKSLNTLMQASEELARWFGSIFEYRQKLKEKGFPAAWGAFAFAPFDMVADTLRGTVPALMDMRKHPEELLRAVEAMVPIAIESGINSAKTMGNPFVWIWLHKGVDDFMSDEQYKTFYWPSLRKLLMGLIDAGLTPMVYGEGSMNTRLEVLRDVPKGKVLYHFEHVDMFRAKEILGDVACISGNVPNSLLYFGTPQEVKDYCKKLIDVCGKDGGFMMDSGALIDEAKPENVKAMFEFTKEYGVYR from the coding sequence GTGAATAAATCACCTGAACAATTATATGAAGAGAGACTTAAAAGAGTAAATGATGCCATTCAGCTTAAAGTCCCTGACCGGGTGCCCCTTATTCCTATTTTTCAGGCTTTCCCATTTTACCATTATGGGGTAACCCTCGAAGAGGCCATGAACGATTATGCTAAAGCAGCTGAGGCCCATGACAAGCTTTATGCGGATTTTGACCCGGATTTGGCCTGGGACAACGTTTTGCTGTATCCGGCCAAAGTTATGGAATTGCTGGACCTTAAATGGTTCAGATGGCCTGGGCATGGGGTTAGAGCAAACAGCATGTATCAATTCCTCGAAGGGGAATACATGAAAGCCAACGAATATGAAGAGTTGATTTCCGATCCTACCAACTTTATTATGAGCAAGTGGATCCCCAGGTCTTTCGGTGCCCTCGAAGCATTCAGCAATTTGTCTTCCATGAGGGATTCCCTTTGGCTGGGCTGGTTCTCTTCCTTTTACCCTTTCTCCCTGCCGGAAGTGCAGAAATCCTTGAATACCCTGATGCAAGCCAGTGAAGAACTGGCACGCTGGTTTGGCTCGATCTTTGAGTATCGTCAGAAACTGAAGGAAAAAGGCTTTCCGGCCGCCTGGGGCGCTTTTGCCTTTGCCCCCTTTGATATGGTGGCGGATACCCTGCGCGGTACAGTCCCGGCTCTGATGGATATGCGCAAACATCCGGAGGAATTGTTGAGGGCCGTTGAGGCCATGGTCCCGATTGCTATCGAATCAGGCATTAATTCGGCCAAAACCATGGGCAACCCCTTTGTTTGGATCTGGCTGCATAAAGGGGTCGATGATTTCATGTCTGATGAGCAATATAAAACCTTTTACTGGCCTAGCCTGAGAAAATTGCTGATGGGGCTGATTGATGCCGGACTTACCCCAATGGTTTACGGTGAAGGCAGTATGAACACGCGCCTGGAGGTTTTAAGAGACGTACCTAAAGGCAAAGTCTTATACCACTTTGAACATGTGGATATGTTCAGAGCCAAAGAAATACTGGGCGATGTGGCCTGCATCTCCGGCAATGTGCCTAATTCGTTACTATACTTCGGGACTCCCCAGGAGGTCAAAGATTATTGTAAGAAACTGATTGATGTTTGCGGCAAAGACGGCGGCTTCATGATGGACAGTGGGGCGCTGATTGACGAAGCAAAACCTGAAAACGTCAAAGCAATGTTCGAATTTACCAAAGAATACGGAGTTTACAGATAG
- a CDS encoding chemotaxis protein CheW: MQVVVFKLNDQEFAFHIQSVKEIIKITAITHVPNAQESVQGIINLRGMVTPIINLAERFGFKEKPTTEHSRIIILNIFESTVGVIVDSVSEVLMFKDEDILAPGDEPLVLEKFIHGIGMLDDRLLILLKPEEILGGISQSA; this comes from the coding sequence ATGCAGGTCGTCGTATTTAAGCTCAATGATCAGGAGTTCGCTTTCCACATCCAATCGGTAAAAGAAATCATCAAAATTACAGCCATAACCCATGTTCCCAATGCTCAGGAGTCTGTCCAGGGAATTATCAATCTCAGAGGAATGGTTACACCGATTATTAACTTAGCAGAGAGATTTGGCTTTAAGGAGAAGCCCACTACCGAGCATTCCCGAATCATTATTCTTAATATTTTCGAAAGTACGGTTGGGGTTATCGTCGATAGCGTTTCCGAAGTCTTAATGTTCAAGGATGAAGATATACTAGCCCCTGGTGATGAACCGCTGGTCCTTGAAAAATTCATTCATGGCATTGGAATGCTGGACGATCGGTTGCTTATTCTTTTGAAGCCTGAGGAGATTCTCGGTGGAATATCTCAAAGTGCCTGA
- a CDS encoding cobalamin B12-binding domain-containing protein produces MDDKLIKAMAELDEKAVLKLVKEELSQGLEPLSILKQIQTGIEKVGELYEKGEYFIADLIMSGIIFNNVLKIEEMNLYTTESKKCKIGKVLLGTAKSDLHDIGKNVFGSMMKMAGFEVLDLGVDVAPETFVARIKEFRPQIVGISGVLIVALEGMKETVELITAAGLRDSVKIILGGTIVKNGVDFIGADAYTVDPSEGVKLCLDWFEA; encoded by the coding sequence ATGGATGACAAATTGATTAAGGCAATGGCAGAATTAGATGAGAAAGCCGTTTTGAAGCTGGTAAAAGAGGAGCTTAGCCAGGGCTTGGAGCCTTTATCTATTCTGAAGCAGATCCAGACCGGGATAGAAAAGGTAGGGGAGCTTTACGAAAAAGGCGAATATTTCATTGCCGATCTGATCATGTCCGGCATCATCTTCAACAATGTGCTGAAGATTGAAGAAATGAATCTCTATACCACTGAAAGCAAAAAATGCAAGATTGGCAAAGTTTTGTTGGGGACTGCCAAAAGCGATTTGCACGATATTGGCAAAAATGTTTTCGGCAGCATGATGAAAATGGCTGGATTTGAAGTTCTGGATTTAGGGGTTGATGTTGCCCCGGAAACCTTTGTCGCACGTATCAAGGAGTTTAGGCCCCAGATTGTGGGGATAAGCGGCGTCCTGATTGTTGCGCTGGAGGGCATGAAAGAGACAGTGGAATTAATAACTGCCGCCGGTTTAAGGGATTCGGTCAAGATTATTCTCGGGGGGACAATTGTCAAAAACGGCGTCGATTTTATCGGAGCCGATGCCTATACGGTCGACCCCTCAGAAGGGGTGAAACTATGTTTGGATTGGTTCGAAGCATAA
- a CDS encoding zf-HC2 domain-containing protein gives MKCDIIRDLLPTYIEGLASAASNEEIEKHLAGCEECRTFHSEMAGEIREEVPIAGDKEVDCLKKVRISYIRRAAVAVGSAVVCLLVLISLFAVGFSVSSQDMDMTYEVKDNHLEIHFQLKNGHDLLGSYTPEITYDENHQVIGTGQRYRPTWVFHNPFDDVGSTFTMGSELPGPNSPAGVTHTVTIEFADKTVQFIDGRLVE, from the coding sequence ATGAAATGCGATATTATCCGGGACCTGTTGCCCACCTATATTGAAGGCCTGGCCAGCGCAGCCAGTAACGAAGAAATCGAAAAACACCTGGCCGGCTGCGAAGAATGCCGGACCTTTCACAGCGAGATGGCAGGTGAGATCAGGGAAGAGGTCCCCATTGCCGGAGATAAGGAAGTTGACTGCCTGAAAAAAGTGCGGATCAGTTATATCCGCAGGGCCGCTGTCGCGGTGGGGAGTGCGGTGGTATGTCTGCTTGTTCTCATTAGTCTGTTTGCCGTGGGCTTTTCCGTCTCTTCTCAGGACATGGACATGACCTATGAGGTTAAGGATAATCACCTGGAAATTCATTTTCAGCTGAAAAACGGACATGACCTGCTCGGCTCCTACACACCGGAGATAACCTATGACGAAAATCATCAGGTTATCGGTACGGGACAGCGCTACCGTCCCACATGGGTATTTCATAATCCCTTTGACGACGTCGGTTCCACGTTTACTATGGGGAGCGAGCTGCCGGGGCCGAATTCCCCGGCTGGGGTTACCCATACCGTTACGATTGAATTTGCCGATAAAACTGTTCAGTTTATCGACGGCAGGCTGGTGGAATAA
- a CDS encoding cobalamin B12-binding domain-containing protein — protein sequence MDLKALTQALGNLDGESMEKMLNEFVTSEPGEAEVNSVVGACQQGMAIVGDLFGKNEYFVGDLIYAGELLNNALGILKPVIGEASTEKIGKMVLGTVEGDLHDIGKNIFRGMMEAAGFEVYDLGIDIPAGVFVEKVKEIKPQIVGMSGLLTLTLGAMKATVDALTAAGVRDGIKIILGGSPVTEDACRHIGADAFTVNAAEGVKICQEWVK from the coding sequence ATGGATTTAAAGGCATTGACGCAGGCCTTAGGTAATCTCGACGGAGAATCAATGGAAAAAATGCTGAATGAATTTGTTACCTCAGAGCCCGGTGAAGCCGAGGTCAATAGTGTGGTTGGAGCGTGCCAGCAGGGTATGGCTATTGTTGGTGATTTATTTGGGAAAAACGAATATTTTGTTGGCGATCTGATCTATGCCGGCGAGCTGCTGAACAACGCACTGGGCATTTTAAAACCGGTGATTGGAGAGGCAAGCACGGAAAAAATCGGCAAAATGGTTTTAGGTACTGTTGAAGGTGACTTGCATGATATCGGCAAAAATATCTTCAGAGGCATGATGGAAGCAGCCGGTTTTGAAGTTTATGATTTGGGCATTGATATTCCCGCCGGCGTATTTGTAGAAAAAGTAAAAGAAATAAAGCCGCAGATCGTAGGGATGAGCGGTCTTTTGACCCTGACGCTCGGCGCCATGAAAGCTACGGTGGATGCCTTAACAGCCGCCGGCGTGCGTGACGGGATTAAAATCATTTTGGGAGGCAGCCCGGTAACGGAAGATGCCTGCAGGCATATTGGGGCGGATGCCTTCACGGTAAATGCCGCTGAAGGGGTAAAGATCTGCCAGGAATGGGTTAAATAA
- a CDS encoding GntR family transcriptional regulator has product MKELLYIQLVDQLRKKIQLGVLKPGDMLPSENELSQEYQISRVTVRKSLSLLEQEGYTYSAPGKGYFVREPVTDKYILNFNEMNNAGGSAASSKLLEVNVVPPSTKMMYELQIPDDRYVIVIKRLLLAEGAPIAYDVKYLPYNRGLPLVEREIKYATFPELAGKKTSLFSIKKDLKICAKNASGGVCPLLNVEEGHPLLVISQKLYTAENKVIGWGEIYYIAEFCELNAMWSFGQRLYDNG; this is encoded by the coding sequence ATGAAAGAACTTTTGTACATTCAATTAGTGGACCAACTAAGAAAAAAGATTCAGCTGGGCGTATTAAAACCTGGCGATATGCTCCCCTCTGAAAATGAGTTGTCCCAAGAGTACCAGATCAGCAGAGTGACGGTAAGAAAAAGCCTGTCCTTATTGGAACAGGAAGGCTATACTTATTCTGCGCCCGGAAAAGGATATTTTGTCCGCGAACCGGTAACAGACAAATATATTTTAAACTTTAATGAAATGAATAATGCCGGCGGATCTGCCGCCTCCAGCAAATTATTGGAAGTGAATGTCGTTCCTCCCAGCACCAAAATGATGTATGAGTTGCAGATTCCTGACGACCGCTATGTTATTGTCATCAAGAGACTTCTCTTGGCGGAGGGTGCCCCGATTGCGTACGATGTTAAGTATTTGCCTTACAACCGTGGCCTGCCTTTGGTCGAAAGGGAAATTAAGTATGCTACGTTCCCTGAGTTAGCCGGAAAAAAAACATCCTTGTTTTCGATTAAGAAGGATTTGAAAATCTGCGCTAAAAATGCTTCCGGAGGAGTATGCCCCTTGTTAAATGTTGAAGAAGGCCATCCCCTGCTGGTCATTAGTCAGAAGCTTTATACTGCTGAAAATAAGGTAATTGGCTGGGGAGAAATATATTATATCGCTGAATTTTGTGAACTGAATGCCATGTGGAGCTTTGGGCAAAGGCTGTATGATAACGGGTAA
- a CDS encoding methyl-accepting chemotaxis protein: MKALQNLRVGTKIIALVMLMAVFLSVVGYTGYYNNLKSNDIINTLYTDKLRSISLLKEARAANRNIQGISYRLLTAPLTQTEYLELKNEMDALITQFNEIWTNYKQTNPDTYEQDMFPTFESELEQYRTEREEALAIASAGNEEEGFRYFTREVTPHMEKLNSILLEISDYNDRTSKEMMDQANEDFKSSTRVIIIVLAAAVVLAIAVGTFIGRLISVPLNKVVTNVNEIARGNLTVEAVKLDTKDEIGILAQAVNQMAANLKDLIKHVSVSAEQVASSSEELSASSEQQALATSQVATAIADVAAGTEKQSMAIDDTSMAIEQISAAIQQVAATSSEVAEQASNTSLAAQDGQKVIDQAIKQMNRIGHATDVTQGAVDKLAQGSRMIGEITDVISDIASQTNLLALNAAIEAARAGEQGRGFAVVAEEVRKLAEQSSKAANQIAELINENQLNINNAVTAMQTGNQDVQQGIEMVSSVGATFEQIAGSINQSVNSIQEVSASVEEMAGGSQQIVNAINQIDTISKQNLSQSQTVSAATEEQSASVEQISSSSQALAKMAQDLQLAVSKFSV, from the coding sequence ATGAAAGCTTTACAGAATCTCAGAGTAGGAACCAAAATAATCGCTCTTGTGATGTTAATGGCCGTCTTTCTTTCCGTTGTGGGTTACACAGGCTATTACAATAATCTGAAGTCCAATGATATTATCAATACCTTGTACACCGACAAGCTTAGATCCATATCTTTGCTTAAAGAAGCCCGGGCAGCTAACCGCAACATTCAAGGCATCTCTTACCGGTTACTGACAGCCCCTCTCACTCAAACTGAATATCTTGAACTGAAAAACGAGATGGATGCTTTAATCACTCAATTCAATGAAATCTGGACCAATTATAAACAGACCAATCCAGATACTTATGAACAGGATATGTTCCCAACCTTTGAGTCAGAGTTGGAACAATATCGGACCGAGCGCGAAGAGGCCCTGGCCATTGCCTCAGCAGGGAATGAGGAGGAGGGGTTCCGGTATTTTACAAGGGAAGTTACCCCCCACATGGAGAAGCTTAACTCCATCCTCCTGGAAATATCCGATTACAACGATCGGACATCCAAAGAAATGATGGATCAGGCCAATGAAGATTTTAAAAGCTCTACTCGGGTCATCATCATCGTCTTGGCCGCAGCAGTGGTGTTGGCAATCGCCGTGGGCACGTTCATAGGCAGACTTATTTCAGTACCGTTAAATAAAGTCGTGACCAATGTCAATGAGATTGCCCGGGGCAATCTTACCGTTGAAGCGGTCAAGCTGGATACGAAAGATGAAATCGGGATCCTGGCCCAAGCGGTCAACCAAATGGCTGCCAATCTTAAAGACCTGATCAAACATGTCAGTGTCTCGGCGGAACAAGTGGCTTCTTCCTCAGAAGAGCTCTCGGCAAGCTCTGAGCAGCAGGCACTTGCCACAAGCCAGGTCGCCACAGCCATTGCTGATGTAGCCGCCGGAACGGAAAAACAATCCATGGCCATTGATGATACGTCCATGGCCATTGAACAGATATCTGCAGCGATTCAGCAAGTAGCCGCCACCAGCAGCGAGGTGGCCGAACAAGCCAGCAATACTTCCCTGGCGGCCCAGGATGGTCAAAAAGTCATCGACCAGGCTATCAAACAAATGAATAGGATCGGTCATGCTACAGACGTCACCCAAGGAGCCGTTGACAAACTGGCCCAGGGCTCCAGAATGATTGGCGAGATAACGGATGTGATCTCCGACATTGCCTCCCAGACTAATTTACTGGCCCTTAATGCTGCAATTGAGGCCGCCCGGGCCGGCGAGCAGGGCCGCGGTTTTGCAGTGGTTGCTGAAGAAGTGAGGAAACTGGCCGAACAATCCTCCAAGGCAGCCAACCAAATTGCGGAGTTAATCAACGAAAATCAACTCAATATCAATAACGCCGTAACCGCCATGCAGACTGGAAACCAGGATGTGCAGCAGGGCATCGAAATGGTATCTTCTGTCGGCGCGACCTTTGAGCAAATTGCCGGCTCAATCAACCAATCCGTCAACAGCATCCAGGAAGTATCCGCCAGTGTCGAGGAAATGGCCGGTGGAAGTCAACAGATCGTTAATGCCATCAACCAGATCGACACGATCAGCAAACAAAATCTCAGCCAAAGCCAGACCGTTTCAGCGGCCACCGAAGAACAAAGCGCTTCCGTGGAACAGATCTCTTCTTCCAGCCAGGCCTTAGCGAAAATGGCCCAGGATCTTCAGCTTGCTGTGAGCAAGTTCAGCGTCTAG
- a CDS encoding cupin domain-containing protein translates to MNKINIGDILDLATEKSARKTIFKEGRLDTGLLLYAPGQTTPDHKHSDIDEVFYVISGEGTITINNAEMPLKEKDIIFSPHGETHGFNNTSSANWVVLQIKIRD, encoded by the coding sequence ATGAATAAAATTAATATTGGGGATATTCTTGATTTGGCAACTGAAAAAAGCGCTCGCAAGACCATATTCAAAGAAGGCAGGCTGGATACAGGACTTTTGCTTTATGCCCCTGGGCAAACAACACCTGACCATAAGCACTCTGACATCGATGAAGTCTTTTATGTAATTTCTGGTGAAGGTACCATCACAATCAACAATGCGGAAATGCCTCTGAAAGAAAAGGATATAATTTTCTCCCCTCATGGTGAGACCCATGGATTCAATAATACCAGTTCTGCCAATTGGGTTGTGTTGCAAATTAAAATTCGAGATTGA
- a CDS encoding VOC family protein codes for MLEFEQWTQERENRGYHFCLISDDFDADYQKLKNAGIPVATEPHIPEPRTPQETGWKRVVFQGPDGELIEFRG; via the coding sequence GTGCTAGAGTTTGAACAATGGACACAGGAAAGGGAGAATAGGGGGTATCATTTCTGTCTCATTAGCGATGATTTTGATGCAGATTACCAAAAGCTTAAAAACGCAGGGATTCCAGTCGCAACTGAGCCACATATTCCCGAGCCCAGAACACCTCAGGAAACAGGTTGGAAAAGAGTTGTTTTTCAAGGCCCTGACGGTGAATTAATTGAGTTCCGAGGATAG
- a CDS encoding VOC family protein — MFIRIDHVAFSVKDRQKSIDFYEKNFGFKKYFEHDVPGVPNLEKRLFTLSWAILC, encoded by the coding sequence ATGTTTATACGAATTGACCATGTTGCATTTTCTGTAAAAGACAGACAAAAGTCGATTGACTTTTATGAAAAAAACTTTGGGTTCAAAAAGTATTTTGAACACGATGTTCCCGGGGTACCGAACCTCGAGAAAAGGTTGTTTACCTTAAGTTGGGCGATACTGTGCTAG
- a CDS encoding winged helix-turn-helix transcriptional regulator: MPCDKSCPIEHTVNLIGHKWKVLILRNLFNNGTQRFSDLSKGISKISQKMLTQQLRQLEADGIIYRKVYPEVPPKVEYSLTALGNSLKPILDAMNSWGINHLKQSQLDQHNNE, translated from the coding sequence ATGCCCTGTGATAAATCATGCCCTATTGAGCATACAGTCAACTTGATCGGGCACAAATGGAAGGTGCTTATTCTAAGAAATCTATTCAATAATGGTACACAAAGGTTCAGTGACCTCAGTAAAGGAATCAGCAAAATAAGCCAGAAGATGCTGACACAACAGCTTCGGCAGCTGGAGGCAGATGGGATAATTTATCGAAAAGTTTATCCGGAGGTACCACCAAAGGTCGAATACTCTCTTACGGCGCTTGGAAACTCTTTAAAACCGATTTTGGATGCAATGAATAGTTGGGGAATAAACCATCTAAAACAAAGTCAACTGGATCAGCACAATAATGAATAA
- a CDS encoding Crp/Fnr family transcriptional regulator: protein MAKIMKQFLKGNDLSLSIQEIFKNELIPCTVRHLPKGEILWHDKEPHPYSYFIINGIIKLHVVTKEGREKALFYYTNGSLLGFQNLAKEKRTITTATAILPTSLYACEFSLLYTFVMNNPQYFAAFTSYIFHHMAVEAEEIVNISLYNTAERLAALLVLLAEEFPQNEQGYIEIPFNNEELATMVGACRNSVFNALSVFQKQKLIHKGRGRLVIADLPRLKEYV, encoded by the coding sequence ATGGCGAAAATTATGAAACAGTTTTTAAAAGGAAACGATTTATCGCTCAGCATCCAAGAAATATTTAAAAATGAACTTATACCCTGCACGGTAAGGCATTTGCCAAAGGGTGAAATCCTTTGGCATGACAAAGAGCCCCACCCTTACAGTTATTTTATTATCAATGGCATCATCAAACTTCACGTGGTTACGAAAGAAGGCCGGGAAAAAGCCTTGTTTTACTATACGAACGGCTCTCTTTTAGGATTTCAGAATTTAGCTAAAGAAAAAAGGACGATTACCACGGCCACGGCCATTTTACCAACTTCACTTTACGCTTGTGAGTTCTCCCTGCTCTACACCTTTGTTATGAACAACCCTCAATATTTTGCTGCTTTCACAAGTTACATTTTTCACCATATGGCGGTGGAAGCAGAAGAAATCGTCAATATATCCTTATACAATACGGCGGAACGACTGGCTGCCCTTCTCGTTCTTCTGGCGGAAGAATTTCCTCAGAATGAGCAGGGCTATATTGAGATTCCTTTTAATAACGAGGAACTGGCGACGATGGTCGGTGCTTGCCGTAACAGCGTCTTTAATGCTTTATCCGTATTTCAAAAGCAGAAGCTGATTCATAAGGGCAGAGGAAGATTGGTTATTGCTGATTTACCCCGCTTAAAGGAGTACGTATAA